Proteins encoded within one genomic window of Saccharomyces mikatae IFO 1815 strain IFO1815 genome assembly, chromosome: 15:
- the RIM20 gene encoding Rim20p (similar to Saccharomyces cerevisiae RIM20 (YOR275C); ancestral locus Anc_8.726), giving the protein MSDLLAIPLKRTLEVDLSTELSKLIDATSFQTASFFKPDILKVVSARNNAITPDLSIDGLVALKKYYTILIQLEKKFPDNQIEFTWFQTLSQKSRGSSHYSLQWETLTIVYNIGCMYSLLALNTSRNSAESLKTSCLYFQNSAGCFMYVLERQETLQTMSVVDNATANALASLMLAQAQECFWFKAVQDKYKDSLISKLSQHIVDLYGKAISDAQKGKLIRNDWTDHLKAKKAYFSAVTYYRMALSLNEKKQFGNAVKALQMALQFINESKLSSQAKFKTVIESSLKEAQRDNDFIYLQQVPSELPSIKPALMVKPSSTSTLLPSIENDVQLFKDLIPIEVMEYCTAYNERQDEYVEQRVTNPLISLNKLLKESMTTFEIPQELITVSEAELSQYQTLLNNLHTNNKNVQTELDKIEQILNDEAFTDNQLRLKHGTLHWVLPESSTINTKYYEKLNTLKGYLGQGSAIDKQTDNFFQSIDKNLITSEIRLPEPNDPLTNKIKKVMQERNEYIKKTKRKSSEYRVLSKIISSYKNSGTIDFESIFTDHLKYFDEDLRYVNSTKQENKKLIEEIVLKEKNNAPGSAAETKKIERIDPRELYIEDLKYSLKLLDEVKENLNAGTSFYENLINSTSKFYNEVQEYDAARTEERNKLDESLNI; this is encoded by the coding sequence ATGAGCGATTTGCTTGCCATCCCACTTAAACGGACTTTAGAAGTGGATCTTTCTACAGAGCTATCGAAACTAATTGACGCTACCTCTTTTCAAACTGCATCCTTTTTCAAACCTGACATACTCAAGGTTGTTTCTGCAAGGAATAATGCAATTACCCCAGATCTCTCAATAGATGGTCTTGTtgcattaaaaaaatactacaCGATATTGATACAAttggagaagaaatttcCTGATAATCAAATTGAGTTCACATGGTTTCAGACTTTGTCACAAAAATCCCGTGGATCTAGCCATTATTCACTACAGTGGGAGACACTAACAATTGTCTATAACATTGGGTGTATGTATTCATTGTTAGCTTTGAATACCAGCAGAAACTCTGCGGAATCTCTGAAGACATCATGTCTTTATTTCCAGAATAGCGCTGGGTGCTTCATGTATGTATTAGAGCGCCAAGAAACTCTTCAAACGATGTCAGTGGTCGACAATGCCACTGCAAATGCTTTAGCTTCTCTAATGCTAGCGCAAGCTCAAGAATGCTTCTGGTTTAAAGCCGTTCAAGATAAATACAAGGATTCCTTAATTTCAAAGTTGTCACAACATATCGTAGACCTCTATGGTAAAGCTATTAGTGATGCTCAAAAGGGTAAACTTATAAGGAATGATTGGACTGATCATTTAAAGGCTAAAAAGGCGTATTTCAGTGCAGTGACTTACTACAGAATGGCCTTATCtcttaatgaaaaaaagcagtTCGGAAACGCGGTCAAAGCTTTGCAAATGGCACTGCAATTTATTAATGAATCAAAGTTATCTTCACAAGCCAAATTCAAAACAGTTATTGAATCTTCTTTGAAGGAAGCGCAAAGAGACAATGACTTCATCTACTTACAACAAGTTCCTTCAGAGCTGCCATCGATTAAACCCGCTCTCATGGTTAAACCATCTTCCACATCAACACTATTACCTtctattgaaaatgatgtcCAATTGTTTAAAGACCTTATTCCTATAGAAGTGATGGAATATTGCACAGCTTACAATGAAAGACAAGACGAATACGTCGAACAACGTGTTACGAACCCTCTCATCTCCTTGAAtaaacttttgaaagagtCCATGACTACTTTTGAAATACCACAGGAACTTATAACAGTAAGTGAAGCAGAACTGAGTCAATATCAAACATTGTTGAATAACCTCCAtaccaataataaaaatgttcAAACTGAACTTGACAAAATTGAGCAAATTTTAAACGATGAAGCATTCACTGATAACCAGCTCCGTCTGAAACACGGGACTTTGCATTGGGTTTTACCCGAATCTTCAACTATCAACACAAAATATTACGAAAAATTGAATACACTGAAAGGATATCTTGGTCAAGGTAGTGCGATTGACAAACAAAcagataatttttttcaaagcatCGATAAAAACTTGATAACATCAGAGATCAGATTACCGGAACCCAATGATCCTTTGACGAATAAGATCAAAAAAGTAATGCAGGAGAGAAACGAATATATTAAAAAGACTAAGCGTAAATCCTCAGAATATAGAGTGCTTTCAAAGATCATTTCATCATACAAGAACAGTGGTACAATCGACTTTGAGTCCATTTTCACAGATCACTTGAAATACTTCGACGAGGATCTAAGATACGTTAATAGCActaaacaagaaaataaaaagctCATCGAGGAAATAGTGctaaaagagaagaacaATGCACCTGGAAGTGCGGctgaaacaaaaaaaatagaaagaaTCGATCCCAGAGAATTGTACATCGAAGATCTGAAATACTCTCTCAAACTGCTTGATGAggttaaagaaaatttaaaCGCTGGTACGTCATTCTACGAAAATTTGATTAACTCCACAAGCAAGTTTTACAACGAGGTACAGGAATATGACGCAGCAAGAACAGAGGAAAGAAATAAGCTCGACGAAAGTCTAAATATCTAA
- the CAF20 gene encoding Caf20p (similar to Saccharomyces cerevisiae CAF20 (YOR276W); ancestral locus Anc_8.729), translating into MIKYTIDELFQLKPSVTLEVNFDAVEFRAIIEKVKQLQHLKEEEFNTHHAGHFSRRRSSHHHGRPKIKHNKPKVTTDSDGWCTFEAKKKGSGEEDEEETETTPISTAPVATIAQETLKVKPNNKNISSNRPADTRDIVADKPILGFNAFAALESEDEDEEA; encoded by the coding sequence ATGATTAAGTACACTATTGACGAGCTTTTTCAACTGAAACCAAGTGTCACCTTGGAAGTTAACTTCGATGCGGTGGAATTCAGAgccattattgaaaaagttaagCAATTGCAACACTTGAAAGAGGAAGAGTTTAACACTCACCATGCTGGTCACTTCAGTCGTAGAAGATCTTCTCACCATCATGGTAGACCAAAGATCAAGCACAACAAGCCGAAGGTTACAACCGATTCAGATGGTTGGTGCACATTTGAagctaaaaagaaaggtaGTGGggaagaggatgaagaagaaacagaaacCACCCCAATCTCCACAGCACCAGTTGCTACGATTGCTCAAGAAACTTTAAAAGTCAAGCCtaacaacaaaaacattTCTTCTAATAGACCTGCTGATACCAGAGATATCGTTGCGGACAAACCAATTCTTGGTTTCAATGCATTTGCAGCTTTAGAAAGCGAAGacgaagacgaagaagCATAA
- the HEM4 gene encoding uroporphyrinogen-III synthase HEM4 (similar to Saccharomyces cerevisiae HEM4 (YOR278W); ancestral locus Anc_8.734), producing the protein MASCKKTRVILLKNKTSPIDNYESECKNNAFEPVFVPLIKHTHVVKDFKNLLETIPNYLSTIEYIIITSQRTVESLNEAIIPMLTGEQKDSLFGKTVYTVGPATANFIRRSGFTNVKGGEDAGNGSVLADIIIHDLSIDLRARSLSELLFLVGETRRDIIPKKLHSKGIKVREVVTYKTEELNDSFKRFDSAMQSYNGNEMTLNWVVVFSPQGTKEITQYLSVNHRLLDSNLRIASIGPTTQQYLEDSNITSDIVSPKPDPKSLLHAIEVYQRSK; encoded by the coding sequence ATGGCTAGTTGCAAGAAAACCAGAGTAATCTTGCTCAAGAATAAAACTTCTCCCATTGACAATTACGAATCGGAGTGTAAGAACAATGCATTTGAACCAGTATTTGTACCACTAATTAAGCACACTCATGTCGTCAAGGATTTTAAAAATCTTTTAGAGACTATTCCAAACTATCTGAGTACTATCGAatacattattattacatCTCAAAGGACTGTTGAGTCGCTCAATGAAGCAATCATTCCTATGTTAACAGGGGAACAGAAGGATAGTTTATTTGGAAAAACCGTTTACACTGTCGGCCCCGCTACTGCTAATTTCATCAGAAGATCAGGCTTCACAAATGTTAAAGGTGGAGAAGACGCTGGTAATGGGTCTGTTCTTGCAGACATTATTATTCATGACTTGAGTATAGATCTCAGGGCTCGATCACTGAGTGAActattatttcttgttgGAGAAACCAGGAGGGATATCATCCCAAAGAAATTACACAGCAAAGGTATAAAAGTGAGAGAGGTGGTTACTTACAAAACTGAAGAATTAAATGATAgttttaaaagatttgaCAGCGCTATGCAATCGTACAATGGAAATGAAATGACCTTGAATTGGGTCGTAGTTTTCAGCCCCCAAGGTACTAAGGAAATTACTCAGTACTTAAGCGTTAATCACCGACTATTAGATTCTAATCTACGGATTGCGTCTATCGGACCGACTACTCAACAATACCTTGAGGACAGTAACATAACTTCTGATATCGTCAGTCCAAAACCAGATCCCAAATCACTATTGCATGCTATCGAAGTGTACCAGCGCtctaaataa
- the RFM1 gene encoding Rfm1p (similar to Saccharomyces cerevisiae RFM1 (YOR279C); ancestral locus Anc_8.738) encodes MSTNTEIVKGSDLQGLIDNKRRLVHEIKEFEKSIKPLEFESYQDYFLIKTFQKGISASGHVDIDSLRNKEYGIYYKKIKRNSTQDVDTSIPPNPSSSSSSTRSNSSIDISDTEYSGINTPSTAGASSRRRRTRSQANQRENSLPASLPSISEIRTDNDDGTISDLNGSEIPFPIPVSEVENIDIASDITERDSVRRRSSRISERDKRRSQSRLGSEEEDEGDERDMDERETKIQDLYESLVPKILEPRRRSDWILPPKARYTPEKQMRTKPSFKSVKINELIGNKRIRSILSRFEGGVAGIRKKDWDSTQ; translated from the coding sequence ATGAGTACGAATACGGAAATCGTAAAAGGTAGTGATTTGCAAGGTTTAATCGATAATAAGAGGAGATTGGTTCATGAAATTAAGGAATTCGAAAAATCTATTAAGCCCTTAGAGTTTGAATCGTACCAggattattttttaataaaaacGTTTCAAAAAGGAATATCTGCAAGTGGTCATGTGGACATTGATAGTTTGagaaataaagaatatgGTATTtactataaaaaaatcaagagaAACTCTACACAAGATGTTGATACATCTATCCCACCTAATCCatcatcctcatcctcTTCTACTAGATCAAACTCATCAATTGATATTAGTGATACAGAATACTCAGGTATAAACACTCCTAGTACTGCTGGCGCCAGCAGTCGAAGAAGGCGCACCAGGTCTCAAGCTaatcaaagagaaaacagTTTACCAGCATCATTACCCTCAATTAGCGAGATCAGAACAGACAATGATGATGGAACCATTTCAGATTTAAATGGAAGCGAAATACCATTTCCTATACCAGTTTCAGAAGTTGAGAATATTGATATTGCTTCAGATATAACGGAAAGGGATAGTGTGAGAAGAAGGTCATCAAGAATATCGGAAAGAGACAAAAGACGCTCACAATCTAGATTGGGgtctgaagaagaagatgagggGGACGAACGTGACATGGATGAACGGGAGACAAAAATACAAGATCTTTATGAAAGTTTGGTACCTAAAATCTTGGAGCCACGCAGAAGGTCAGATTGGATCTTGCCTCCGAAGGCAAGATATACACCAGAGAAGCAAATGAGAACTAAACCATCATTCAAGAGCGTAAAAATTAATGAACTTATCGGCAATAAAAGAATACGAAGCATATTATCGAGATTTGAAGGTGGTGTGGCTGGTATACGCAAAAAAGATTGGGATTCTACCCAATAg
- the FSH3 gene encoding putative serine hydrolase (similar to Saccharomyces cerevisiae FSH3 (YOR280C); ancestral locus Anc_8.740), which produces MVGEKKVLMLHGFVQSDKIFSAKTGGLRKNLKKLGYDLYYPCAPHPVDKKALFQSEAEKGRDAAKEYNTSATSDEVYGWFFRKPGSFNSFEIDQKVFNYLHKYVLANGPFDGIIGFSQGAGLGGYLITDFNKILNLTDEQQPALRFFISFSGFKLEDKIYQKEYDKTIQIPSLHVRGELDAVVAESRMMALYDSWPDNKRTLLVHPGAHFVPNSKPFVSQVCNWIQATINEEVQEQDHQLKVEQRQLDKPLLDDDLMNMIDSLGKL; this is translated from the coding sequence ATGGTGGgcgaaaagaaagttttgatGCTACATGGCTTTGTTCAATCGGATAAGATATTTTCTGCGAAGACAGGAGGATTACgaaagaacttgaaaaagttaGGTTATGATTTATACTATCCTTGTGCCCCACACCCAGTTGATAAAAAGGCACTATTCCAATCAGAGGctgaaaaaggaagagaTGCCGCAAAGGAATATAATACCTCAGCAACTAGTGATGAAGTATATGGATGGTTCTTTAGAAAACCCGGatctttcaattcatttGAAATAGATCAAAAAGTGTTCAACTACTTGCATAAGTACGTGCTAGCAAACGGACCATTTGACGGCATCATTGGATTCAGTCAAGGCGCTGGTCTAGGTGGTTACTTGATCACTGActtcaataaaatattaaacCTTACGGATGAGCAACAACCAGCTTTAAGGTTCTTCATATCCTTTAGTGGATTTAAATTAGAAGATAAAATCTACCAAAAAGAGTATGATAAAACTATTCAGATTCCTTCTCTACATGTAAGGGGTGAGCTGGATGCGGTCGTTGCCGAATCTAGAATGATGGCATTGTACGACTCATGGCCCGATAATAAAAGGACGTTATTGGTCCATCCTGGAGCTCATTTTGTCCCAAACTCGAAACCATTTGTGTCTCAAGTTTGTAATTGGATTCAAGCAACAATAAACGAAGAGGTTCAAGAGCAAGATCATCAACTCAAAGTAGAACAGAGACAATTAGATAAACCATTACTGGATGATGATTTAATGAATATGATCGATTCTTTGGGCAAGTTATaa
- the PLP2 gene encoding Plp2p (similar to Saccharomyces cerevisiae PLP2 (YOR281C); ancestral locus Anc_8.743), whose amino-acid sequence MQNEPMFQVQVDESEDSEWNDILRAKGVIPERAPSPTAKLEEALEEAIAKQHENRLEDKDLSDLEELEDDEDEDFLEAYKMKRLNEIRKLQERSKFGEVYHINKPEYNKEVTLESQGKKNEGSQVDDNGEEDDSAVYVFVHLSLQSKLQSRILSHLFQSAASKFKEIKFVEIPANRAIENYPESNCPTLIVYYRGEVIKNMITLLELGGNNSKMKDFEDFMVKVGAVTERDGRLIMNQDDEESREERKLHFAKAKSIRSGIRGKFDVGVGNDYDNINDEDDGFFD is encoded by the coding sequence ATGCAGAACGAACCAATGTTTCAGGTCCAAGTGGACGAGTCTGAAGATAGTGAATGGAACGATATCTTAAGAGCTAAAGGCGTAATACCAGAACGTGCACCCTCACCCACCGCAAAATTAGAAGAAGCATTAGAAGAGGCAATCGCAAAGCAGCATGAAAATAGATTAGAAGATAAAGACCTTTCAGATTTGGAAGAActagaagatgatgaagacgaGGATTTTTTAGAAGCTTATAagatgaaaagattaaacGAAATTCGCAAACTACAAGAACGTTCCAAATTTGGAGAAGTTTATCACATTAATAAGCCTGAATACAACAAAGAAGTTACTTTAGAGAGCCAggggaagaaaaatgaaggtTCACAAGTTGATGACAATGGCGAGGAGGATGACAGCGCTGTCTACGTATTCGTTCATCTGTCACTGCAAAGTAAATTACAAAGCAGAATTCTTTCTCACCTTTTCCAATCGGCAGCATCCAAGTTTAAAGAGATTAAGTTTGTAGAAATACCTGCCAATAGagcaattgaaaattaCCCAGAATCCAATTGCCCGACATTAATCGTATATTATAGAGGCGAAGTAATTAAAAACATGATAACGTTACTAGAGCTGGGTGGTAataattcaaaaatgaaggattttgaagattttatGGTAAAAGTTGGTGCTGTGACAGAAAGGGATGGCAGACTGATTATGAACCAAGACGACGAAGAATCAAGGgaagaaaggaaattgCATTTCGCCAAAGCAAAATCAATTAGGTCGGGAATCAGAGGAAAATTTGATGTCGGTGTAGGCAACGattatgataatattaatgatgaagatgatggaTTTTTTGACTAG
- the SMKI15G4160 gene encoding phosphoglycerate mutase (similar to Saccharomyces cerevisiae YOR283W; ancestral locus Anc_8.745) — protein MTKDIPYYCDNDDNNIIRLFIIRHGQTEHNVKKILQGHKDTSINPTGEEQATKLGHYLSSRGIHFNKVVSSDLKRCEQTTSLVLKHSKQENVPTTYTFGLRERYMGVIEGMQITEAEKYADKHGEGSFRNFGEKADDFITRLTGCIEEQVAEASNEDVKNLALVSHGGAIRMILQWLKYENHHANKIIVFNTSVTIVDYVKDSKQFIVRRVGNTQHLGDGEFVVSDLRLR, from the coding sequence ATGACTAAAGATATACCTTATTATTGcgataatgatgataacaATATCATCAGATTATTCATTATTAGACATGGACAAACGGAACATAatgtgaagaaaattttacaAGGTCACAAAGATACCTCGATTAATCCTACGGGGGAAGAACAAGCCACTAAATTGGGACATTATTTAAGTTCAAGAGGTATTCATTTCAATAAGGTTGTCAGTAGTGATTTAAAAAGGTGTGAGCAAACTACGTCTTTAGTTTTAAAACATTCCAAGCAAGAAAATGTGCCTACAACCTATACTTTTGGTTTAAGGGAGCGTTATATGGGTGTCATTGAAGGTATGCAAATCACTGAAGCCGAAAAGTATGCTGATAAACACGGTGAGGGCTCTTTCAGAAATTTTGGTGAGAAAGCCGACGATTTCATTACTAGGTTAACTGGATGTATTGAGGAGCAGGTCGCTGAAGCATCTAACGAAGATGTGAAGAATCTAGCGCTAGTAAGTCATGGGGGTGCAATCAGAATGATTTTGCAATGGTTGAAATATGAGAACCATCATGCTAATAAGATTATCGTTTTTAATACATCTGTCACTATCGTTGACTACGTCAAAGATTCTAAACAGTTTATCGTGAGACGTGTCGGAAATACTCAACATCTTGGTGATGGGGAATTTGTCGTCAGTGATTTGAGATTACGTTAG
- the HUA2 gene encoding Hua2p (similar to Saccharomyces cerevisiae HUA2 (YOR284W)) — protein sequence MCSDYDTVMYSSGEVDRSDGIILGYKKRLSMIENRMQHLLEDISFDIQQIEPILVDLQRSYDTILQLLRKRNDSLQCKDFNYRTDRIPIKKYGSAEANLRLTGNFMKFQLDSGLKFGEENILRILQNNVDFKHYFQIDNNKKQRILLLAVYQCLNGPVRLHKTLNIDGIIHNCSIRTILGKQVSSSKWMVFLYDVKLVLLAHRGDVPDLETSKMIVRYGDLFPCALYFKDHAAY from the coding sequence ATGTGTTCTGACTATGATACAGTAATGTATTCTTCGGGAGAAGTTGACAGAAGCGATGGTATCATATTGGGCTATAAGAAGAGATTGTCAATGATTGAAAATCGTATGCAACATCTCTTGGAAGATATTAGTTTCGATATCCAGCAGATTGAACCCATTCTCGTTGACCTTCAAAGAAGTTATGACACAATTTTACAACTTCTACGAAAAAGGAATGATTCATTGCAATGTAAGGATTTTAATTATCGAACTGATCGAATCcccataaaaaaatacggATCAGCAGAGGCAAACCTTAGATTGACCGGAAATTTTATGAAGTTTCAGCTGGATAGCGGACTAAAATTCGGCGAGGAAAATATACTCAGGATCCTGCAAAATAACGTAGACTTCAAGCACTATTTCCAGATTGACAATAACAAGAAGCAAAGGATACTACTACTCGCCGTCTATCAATGTCTTAATGGTCCAGTTCGCTTGCATAAAACACTTAATATCGATGGAATTATACATAATTGTAGTATCAGAACCATTCTAGGCAAACAAGTGTCCAGCTCCAAGTGGATGGTGTTTCTGTATGATGTGAAGCTAGTTTTGTTAGCACATAGGGGTGATGTACCGGACTTGGAAACCAGCAAAATGATTGTCAGATATGGTGATTTATTTCCTTGCGCGTTGTATTTCAAAGATCATGCAGCATATTAA
- the RDL1 gene encoding thiosulfate sulfurtransferase RDL1 (similar to Saccharomyces cerevisiae RDL1 (YOR285W); ancestral locus Anc_8.746) — MWKAVLDAWNGTENQIDDTSDIQSYEFEDMKRIVRMCDPSVVLVDVREPSEYSIVHIPASINVPFRSHPNAFALDPLDFEKQIGIAKPETSNELIFYCASGKRGGEAQKAAHSHGYSKTSLYPGSMNDWLAHGGDKLDL, encoded by the coding sequence ATGTGGAAAGCTGTCTTGGATGCTTGGAATGGAACTGAAAATCAAATCGATGATACATCCGATATTCAATCGTATGAATTCGAAGATATGAAGAGAATCGTCAGAATGTGTGACCCTAGTGTGGTTTTAGTGGATGTTAGAGAGCCATCCGAGTACTCGATTGTTCACATCCCGGCTTCTATCAATGTGCCATTTAGATCGCATCCCAATGCATTTGCCTTAGACCCTCTAGATTTTGAGAAACAAATCGGTATCGCAAAACCTGAGACTTCTAATGAGCTAATATTCTATTGTGCTTCAGGCAAACGCGGAGGTGAAGCTCAAAAAGCCGCTCATTCACATGGATACTCAAAGACTTCATTATACCCCGGCTCTATGAACGATTGGCTTGCTCATGGGGGTGATAAACTTGATTTATAG
- the RDL2 gene encoding thiosulfate sulfurtransferase RDL2 (similar to Saccharomyces cerevisiae RDL2 (YOR286W); ancestral locus Anc_8.747), protein MFKHSTCVLSRTISASSPALILRAFTTKVAKIYTFEQVKSLVEHPNDKKLLVDVREPKEVKDYKMPTAINIPVNSAPGALGLPEKEFHNVFQFDKPAQDKELIFLCAKGVRAKTAEELARSYGYENTGIYPGSITEWLAKGGADVKPQK, encoded by the coding sequence ATGTTTAAGCATAGTACATGTGTTCTCTCGAGAACAATCTCAGCAAGCTCGCCTGCATTAATCTTGAGGGCGTTCACAACGAAGGTCGCAAAGATCTATACTTTTGAACAGGTCAAGAGCCTAGTTGAACATCCcaatgataaaaaactATTGGTCGATGTGAGAGAACCTAAGGAAGTAAAAGATTACAAAATGCCAACGGCAATAAACATCCCAGTGAATAGCGCTCCCGGTGCTCTTGGATTGCCCGAGAAGGAGTTTCATAATGTTTTCCAGTTCGATAAGCCTGCTCAGGATAAGGAAttaatctttctttgtgCTAAAGGGGTAAGAGCTAAGACTGCCGAAGAGTTGGCTAGGTCTTATGGTTATGAAAATACTGGCATTTATCCTGGTTCCATTACTGAATGGTTAGCTAAAGGCGGTGCTGATGTCAAACCCCAAAAATAA
- the RRP36 gene encoding rRNA-processing protein RRP36 (similar to Saccharomyces cerevisiae RRP36 (YOR287C); ancestral locus Anc_8.748), whose amino-acid sequence MSYYFKNLKPDLDSDVGEDEENLLEDIMAERNKQKIEDQESSDDELKTLSFGSLKKAESLMDEEDLKVKKPVYKKAVATTYKEESFDEEDDSEDISDQEAGFFEEDSEDGSHHGQKVSKKKRKHAPVEQSSKKRAPRVRNIPGLEIPRNRRSNLYQDIRFDKSTGKAVDTSVIRKRYQFLDEYREKEIEELQKILKDRKFLSKIDQEDREEMEQRLKSMKSRLQSMKNKDLERDILKEYENDINKDNSTRYHLRKSEKRKVVQKWKYDHMKTKQREKVMERKRKKRLGKEFKQFEFHNRR is encoded by the coding sequence ATGTCATATTACTTTAAAAATCTGAAGCCAGACTTGGATTCTGATGTGGGAGAAGACGAAGAGAACTTATTGGAGGACATAATGGCGGAAAGAAACAAGCAGAAAATAGAAGACCAAGAATCAAGTGACGACGAGTTAAAGACTTTATCCTTCGGTTCCTTGAAGAAGGCCGAGTCATTAatggatgaagaagactTGAAGGTTAAGAAACCTGTTTACAAGAAGGCGGTCGCAACTACatacaaagaagaaagctttgatgaagaagatgatagTGAGGACATATCAGACCAAGAGGCTGGATTTTTTGAGGAAGATAGTGAGGATGGAAGTCATCATGGCCAAAAGGTAtcgaaaaagaagagaaaacatGCACCGGTAGAACAGTCATCCAAGAAAAGAGCACCACGAGTCCGGAATATTCCAGGATTAGAAATACCGAGAAATAGAAGGTCTAATCTCTACCAGGATATCAGATTTGATAAGTCCACAGGTAAAGCCGTTGATACATCTGTCATAAGAAAGCGTTATCAATTCTTGGACGAATATAGAGAGAAGgaaattgaagaactacaaaaaattttaaaagatagaaaatttttatctAAGATAGACCAGGAAGATCGTGAAGAAATGGAGCAAAGACTAAAAAGTATGAAATCAAGACTACAATCcatgaaaaacaaagacCTAGAACGTGACATTCTCAAGGAGTACGAAAATGATATAAATAAAGATAATAGTACAAGGTATCATCTAAGAAAGTCTGAGAAACGTAAAGTGGTACAAAAATGGAAGTATGATCACATGAAGACCAAGCAACGTGAAAAGGTCAtggaaaggaaaagaaagaagaggtTGGGTAAGGAAttcaaacaatttgaatttCATAATCGTAGGTAA